In one Polaribacter sp. ALD11 genomic region, the following are encoded:
- a CDS encoding CvpA family protein — protein sequence MNIFDVIIVALLLFGFVRGIMKGLFVEVASLIALIGGVYGAIHFSYFIGDFLIKQVSWSKEYISLAAFAVTFIVIVIIIALLGKMLTRLADFASLGIINKILGGVFGALKIGLILSVVFIFFGRMNDTIPFIKKETLDKSLLYEHVKKIAPTIFPSIIKSEEEENPLF from the coding sequence ATGAATATTTTTGATGTAATTATTGTAGCACTATTATTATTTGGCTTTGTTAGAGGAATAATGAAAGGGCTTTTTGTTGAAGTAGCCTCATTAATTGCGTTAATAGGAGGCGTATATGGAGCGATACATTTCTCTTATTTTATTGGAGATTTTTTAATAAAACAGGTCTCTTGGAGTAAAGAATACATTTCTTTAGCAGCATTTGCAGTAACTTTTATTGTAATTGTTATTATTATAGCATTGCTAGGAAAGATGCTTACCAGATTAGCAGATTTTGCCTCTCTAGGTATCATAAATAAAATACTAGGTGGTGTTTTTGGTGCTTTAAAAATTGGGCTAATTTTAAGTGTTGTTTTTATTTTCTTCGGAAGAATGAATGATACAATTCCGTTTATAAAAAAGGAAACGTTAGATAAATCTTTATTGTATGAGCATGTAAAGAAAATTGCTCCTACAATTTTTCCTTCGATCATTAAAAGTGAAGAAGAGGAAAACCCCCTATTTTAA
- a CDS encoding SDR family oxidoreductase: MYFSNKVIWVTGASSGIGKALAIELSKQNAKIILSSRNTASLELVKMECENSKDIKIIPLDLENYSNFKEKTAAAIKTFGRIDILINNGGISQRSLVENTQIEVDKRIMDINYLGTVALTKTILPHFIQNKAGQFAVTTSIVGKIGTPLRSSYAASKHALHGFFDSLRAENYKNNIAVTLICPGFINTNVSKNALTGNGSPQGKMDKATNNGMLPESCAKQMLKAIEKRKEEVYIAGTKEKLGVYVKRFFPNFFSILIRKMSVT; encoded by the coding sequence ATGTATTTTTCTAATAAAGTAATTTGGGTAACTGGTGCTTCTTCTGGAATTGGAAAAGCTTTGGCTATTGAGCTTTCTAAGCAAAATGCCAAAATTATTTTATCTTCTAGGAATACAGCATCTTTAGAGCTGGTTAAAATGGAATGTGAAAATTCGAAGGACATTAAAATTATTCCGTTAGATCTAGAAAATTATTCGAATTTTAAAGAAAAAACAGCAGCAGCAATTAAGACTTTTGGTAGAATTGATATTTTAATAAATAATGGTGGTATTAGTCAGCGCTCTTTAGTTGAAAACACTCAGATAGAAGTAGATAAACGAATTATGGATATTAATTATCTAGGAACTGTTGCGTTAACGAAAACTATTTTACCACATTTTATTCAAAATAAAGCAGGTCAGTTTGCTGTAACCACAAGTATTGTTGGTAAAATAGGCACTCCTTTACGTTCTAGTTATGCTGCAAGTAAACACGCTTTGCATGGTTTTTTCGATAGTTTACGTGCAGAAAATTATAAAAATAACATTGCAGTGACTTTAATTTGTCCGGGTTTTATAAATACTAATGTTTCAAAAAATGCTTTAACAGGTAATGGCAGTCCGCAAGGAAAAATGGACAAAGCAACGAATAACGGAATGTTGCCAGAAAGTTGTGCAAAACAAATGTTAAAAGCTATTGAAAAGAGAAAAGAAGAAGTTTATATTGCCGGCACAAAAGAAAAACTGGGCGTCTATGTAAAGCGATTTTTTCCGAATTTTTTTTCAATATTAATTAGAAAAATGAGTGTTACTTAA
- a CDS encoding TlpA disulfide reductase family protein, which produces MKKIVALLLLITSFAQAQFSVNGTLTNNLETDWVILYRIEGSRQKFVQNTTIKKDTVSIDDEKQVIGTFQFQLPIDTKVGSYRISYRTSGASFVDFIFNKENVSFAFHPDYPEQTTLFSESEENIVYKEYLNEIFKQQQKLDSLQITAIRNPEVDLNTNYKNTLTKINTIHQKYIASTNKMYVQPFIEASLRANPPEIKTTAKEYMSNMTGSFFNNMDFSDETLINSAFLVDRITDFVFYINYSDNIETQQKLYKSSIETSVSKIENLVFKKNVIEFLIGQFEETKNLGMIDFLFENYYDKLPKSLQSDTFKSEKLTLLATEIGRIAPDFSWKENGKNLQLSTLRDAKNYVLVFWSTSCSHCLQEIPQLHTFLKNKKDVKVVAFSLERSDFDWNNLKVTLPNWHHVLGLKKWENKTARTYNINATPTYFVLDANKKIIAKPQTLEDLKTFVEEL; this is translated from the coding sequence ATGAAAAAGATAGTCGCTCTTTTATTATTAATAACATCATTTGCGCAAGCACAATTTTCTGTAAACGGAACATTAACCAATAATTTAGAAACAGATTGGGTTATTTTATATCGAATTGAAGGTTCTAGACAGAAATTTGTTCAAAATACAACCATTAAAAAAGACACTGTTTCAATTGATGACGAAAAACAAGTAATTGGTACCTTTCAGTTTCAATTACCTATAGACACAAAAGTGGGTTCTTACAGAATTAGTTACAGAACAAGCGGCGCAAGTTTTGTAGATTTTATATTTAATAAAGAAAATGTGAGTTTTGCATTTCACCCAGATTACCCTGAGCAAACTACGTTGTTTTCTGAATCTGAAGAAAATATAGTTTATAAAGAATACTTGAATGAAATTTTTAAGCAACAACAAAAATTAGATTCGTTACAAATTACTGCTATTAGAAACCCCGAAGTAGATTTAAACACGAACTATAAAAATACGTTAACAAAAATAAATACCATTCATCAGAAATATATAGCAAGTACAAATAAAATGTATGTGCAACCTTTTATTGAAGCTAGTTTAAGAGCAAATCCACCTGAAATAAAAACCACCGCAAAAGAATACATGTCTAATATGACTGGTTCCTTTTTTAATAATATGGATTTTTCTGATGAAACCCTTATAAATTCAGCTTTTTTAGTAGATAGAATTACAGATTTTGTATTTTATATTAACTATTCAGATAATATAGAGACCCAACAAAAACTTTATAAAAGTTCTATTGAAACCTCAGTTTCAAAAATTGAAAATCTGGTTTTTAAGAAAAATGTAATTGAGTTTTTAATTGGACAATTCGAAGAAACCAAAAACTTAGGAATGATAGATTTTCTATTTGAAAACTATTACGATAAACTACCAAAATCTTTACAAAGTGATACTTTTAAAAGTGAAAAACTAACTTTATTAGCTACAGAGATTGGAAGAATTGCACCCGATTTTTCTTGGAAAGAAAATGGAAAAAACCTGCAACTATCTACGTTAAGAGATGCTAAAAATTATGTGTTGGTTTTCTGGAGTACCAGTTGTTCTCATTGTTTGCAAGAAATACCTCAATTACATACATTTCTAAAAAATAAAAAGGATGTTAAGGTAGTTGCATTTTCTTTAGAAAGAAGTGATTTTGATTGGAACAATCTGAAAGTTACACTACCAAACTGGCATCATGTTTTAGGTTTGAAAAAATGGGAGAATAAAACAGCAAGAACATATAACATAAATGCTACACCAACTTATTTTGTTTTAGATGCTAACAAGAAAATTATTGCAAAACCACAAACTTTAGAAGATTTAAAAACGTTTGTAGAAGAACTGTAA
- a CDS encoding YraN family protein, with protein MAEHNELGEKGEKIAIDFLLKNDYKILEKNYRYLKAEVDIIAQKGEILAVVEVKTRSTDYFGNPQDFVNPKKIKLLLSAIDYYVVEKDLDVEVRFDIIAIIHQNNKTKIEHLEDAFLYF; from the coding sequence ATGGCAGAACATAATGAGCTTGGTGAGAAAGGAGAAAAAATAGCAATCGATTTTTTACTTAAAAACGACTATAAAATTCTAGAGAAAAACTACCGTTATTTAAAAGCGGAAGTAGATATTATTGCTCAGAAAGGAGAAATTCTAGCAGTTGTGGAAGTTAAAACACGTTCTACCGATTATTTTGGAAATCCACAAGACTTTGTAAATCCGAAGAAAATAAAACTATTACTTTCTGCCATCGATTATTATGTGGTTGAAAAAGATTTAGATGTAGAAGTAAGGTTCGATATTATTGCCATTATTCACCAAAATAATAAAACTAAAATAGAGCACTTAGAAGATGCTTTCCTTTATTTTTAG
- a CDS encoding LD-carboxypeptidase, whose protein sequence is MKNNITFLLLLMIFSSINAQEETDKLLTPPYLKKGDTIAIVAPAGILKNRRETIYRAKELVESWGLKVVLGKHIFNQNSHFSGTDAERAEDFQKALDNPNIKAIWSGRGGYGSVRVLDLLDYSAFLEQPKWIIGYSDVTAFHSHIHNLGVETIHAMMGTSIDDKPELIVETLATFKKAIFGDQLKYTIPSSKYNKKGITEGQLVGGNLALLSSMLGSRSQTDTNDKIIFIEEIGEYKYSIDRMLQSLKRAGYFDNCVGLIIGDISKIKLNSTKWGSSIEQLVLDVVKGYDFPVLFNFPAGHKEDNRAIIFGRNIQLEVSNERSSVIFDK, encoded by the coding sequence ATGAAAAATAACATAACATTTTTATTATTATTGATGATTTTCTCATCAATAAACGCACAAGAAGAAACAGATAAACTATTAACGCCACCTTATTTAAAGAAAGGAGACACGATTGCAATTGTTGCGCCTGCAGGAATTTTAAAAAATAGAAGAGAAACGATCTATCGAGCAAAAGAACTTGTAGAAAGTTGGGGGTTAAAAGTGGTTTTAGGAAAACATATTTTTAATCAGAACAGTCATTTTTCTGGTACTGACGCCGAAAGAGCAGAAGATTTTCAAAAAGCATTAGACAACCCTAATATAAAAGCAATTTGGTCTGGTCGTGGTGGCTATGGTTCTGTTCGGGTTTTAGATTTATTAGATTATTCGGCATTTTTAGAACAGCCAAAATGGATTATTGGTTATTCTGATGTTACCGCATTTCACAGCCACATTCATAATTTAGGTGTAGAAACAATACATGCAATGATGGGTACAAGTATAGATGACAAACCAGAATTAATTGTAGAAACATTGGCTACTTTTAAGAAAGCCATTTTTGGAGATCAATTAAAATATACCATTCCTTCTTCTAAATATAATAAAAAAGGGATTACTGAAGGACAGCTTGTTGGTGGGAATTTAGCATTATTATCGTCTATGCTGGGTTCTAGAAGTCAAACTGATACCAATGATAAGATAATTTTTATTGAAGAAATTGGTGAATATAAATATAGTATCGATAGAATGTTGCAAAGTTTAAAAAGAGCAGGTTATTTTGATAATTGTGTAGGATTAATTATTGGCGATATTTCTAAAATTAAATTAAACTCTACAAAATGGGGCAGTTCAATTGAACAGCTTGTTTTAGATGTTGTAAAAGGGTATGATTTTCCTGTTTTATTCAATTTCCCAGCAGGACATAAAGAAGATAATAGAGCAATAATTTTTGGAAGAAATATTCAATTAGAAGTTTCTAATGAGAGGTCTTCTGTGATTTTTGACAAGTAA
- the metG gene encoding methionine--tRNA ligase yields MSAPKRYTITAALPYTNGPIHIGHLAGVYVPADIYARYLRLTGNDVAYISGSDEHGAAIPMRAKKEGVSPQVIIDKYHGIIKKSFEDFGISFDNYSRTSSKIHHETASEFFTKMYNDGEFIEEVSAQLYDAEANQFLADRFVVGTCPKCGFEESYGDQCENCGTSHNATDLINPKSAITGNVPTVKETKHWFLPLDKHEDFLREWILKGHKKDWKPNVYGQVKSWIEDGLRPRAVTRDLDWGIPVPLKDGEGKVLYVWFDAPIGYISATKEWAAREGKNWEDYWKKDDTKLVHFIGKDNIVFHCIIFPAMLKAHGDYILPDNVPANEFLNLEGNKLSTSKNWAVWLHEYLEEFPNQQDVLRYTLTANAPESKDNDFTWKDFQAKNNNELVAIFGNFINRVVVLTNKYYEGIVPSPNDFSEIDEDVLAAVKEFPNTIGKSIERYRFREASQELMNLARLGNKYLADEEPWKVIKVDAERVQTIMYVAMQISAALAVVSEPFLPFTSIKLKGILNIDETLSWEDVTEKTILLPAANQINKAELLFSKIEDKTIETQVEKLEATKIANEQENKVLETQKETIEFEDFTKLDIRVGTILEAEKVAKTKKLLKLKVDVGIDTRTIVSGIAESFSPEEIIGQQVSVLVNLAPRKIRGVESQGMILMTDTPDGKLAFVAPTKAVKNGQAVS; encoded by the coding sequence ATGAGTGCTCCAAAAAGATATACAATTACAGCAGCTTTACCTTATACAAATGGTCCAATTCATATTGGGCATTTAGCAGGTGTTTACGTTCCCGCAGATATTTATGCACGTTATTTACGTTTAACTGGTAATGATGTTGCCTATATCTCTGGTTCTGATGAACATGGTGCTGCCATACCAATGAGAGCAAAAAAAGAAGGGGTTTCTCCACAAGTTATTATTGATAAATACCACGGAATCATTAAAAAATCTTTTGAAGACTTCGGAATTTCTTTTGATAATTATTCGAGAACGTCTTCTAAAATTCACCATGAAACAGCATCAGAATTTTTTACAAAAATGTACAATGATGGCGAATTTATTGAAGAAGTATCTGCACAATTGTATGACGCAGAAGCAAATCAGTTTTTAGCAGACAGGTTTGTGGTAGGAACTTGCCCTAAATGTGGTTTCGAAGAAAGTTATGGAGATCAATGTGAAAACTGTGGAACTTCTCATAATGCAACAGATTTAATCAACCCTAAATCTGCAATTACAGGAAACGTACCCACCGTAAAAGAAACAAAACACTGGTTTTTACCTTTAGATAAACACGAAGATTTTTTACGTGAGTGGATTCTAAAAGGTCATAAAAAAGATTGGAAGCCTAATGTTTACGGACAAGTAAAAAGTTGGATAGAAGACGGATTAAGACCAAGAGCAGTAACTAGAGATTTAGATTGGGGAATTCCGGTTCCTTTAAAAGATGGAGAAGGAAAAGTTTTATATGTTTGGTTCGATGCGCCAATTGGCTACATTTCAGCGACCAAAGAATGGGCAGCAAGAGAAGGAAAAAATTGGGAAGATTATTGGAAAAAAGATGACACAAAATTGGTTCATTTTATAGGGAAAGACAACATTGTTTTTCACTGTATTATTTTTCCAGCGATGTTAAAAGCACATGGAGACTATATTTTACCAGACAATGTACCTGCAAATGAATTTTTAAATTTAGAAGGAAATAAATTATCGACTTCTAAAAATTGGGCAGTTTGGTTGCATGAATATTTAGAAGAATTCCCAAATCAGCAAGATGTTTTACGTTATACTTTAACGGCAAACGCACCAGAAAGTAAAGACAACGATTTTACTTGGAAAGATTTTCAGGCAAAAAACAACAACGAATTGGTTGCTATTTTTGGTAACTTTATTAATAGAGTTGTGGTTTTAACTAATAAATATTATGAAGGAATTGTGCCTTCGCCAAATGATTTCTCTGAAATAGATGAAGATGTTTTAGCTGCTGTAAAAGAGTTTCCGAATACAATTGGTAAGTCTATTGAAAGATACCGTTTTAGAGAAGCTAGTCAAGAATTAATGAACTTAGCAAGACTTGGTAACAAGTATTTAGCAGATGAAGAACCTTGGAAGGTGATAAAAGTAGATGCAGAACGTGTACAAACAATTATGTATGTTGCTATGCAAATTTCTGCAGCTTTAGCTGTAGTTTCTGAGCCTTTTTTACCTTTTACTTCAATCAAATTAAAAGGTATTTTGAATATTGATGAAACGTTGTCTTGGGAAGATGTAACAGAAAAAACTATTTTATTACCAGCAGCTAATCAAATAAACAAGGCTGAACTGTTATTTTCTAAAATTGAAGATAAAACTATTGAAACTCAAGTTGAAAAACTAGAAGCAACAAAAATTGCTAACGAACAAGAAAACAAAGTTTTAGAAACTCAAAAAGAAACCATTGAGTTTGAAGATTTCACCAAACTAGACATTAGAGTTGGTACCATCTTAGAAGCTGAAAAAGTAGCTAAAACCAAAAAACTTTTAAAATTAAAGGTAGATGTTGGTATAGATACAAGAACCATTGTTTCTGGTATTGCAGAAAGCTTTTCACCAGAAGAAATTATTGGACAGCAGGTTTCTGTTTTGGTTAATTTAGCACCAAGAAAAATACGCGGTGTAGAAAGCCAAGGAATGATTTTAATGACAGACACGCCCGATGGAAAGTTAGCCTTCGTAGCACCTACAAAAGCAGTTAAAAACGGGCAAGCAGTTAGTTAA
- a CDS encoding lipocalin family protein, whose translation MKKLIMLMFVATLFSCGASKNVRTKEKTIKGNWVLNKITYSKTGDYNVTMFNDTTKECLEGSNWKFVPNNNSGVYTVNGINCEAGERDFIFVIQEIDEISGYYDFLLKPKNSESNIGFRVELSNLSESTMKWKQNLTVNGTPFIINMDFIKQ comes from the coding sequence ATGAAAAAATTAATTATGTTAATGTTTGTAGCTACCTTGTTTTCTTGCGGTGCTTCAAAAAATGTGAGAACTAAAGAAAAAACAATTAAAGGGAATTGGGTTTTAAACAAAATTACCTATAGCAAAACAGGAGACTATAATGTAACAATGTTTAATGACACTACAAAAGAGTGCTTAGAAGGTAGTAATTGGAAATTTGTACCAAACAATAATTCTGGTGTATATACTGTAAACGGAATAAATTGTGAGGCTGGTGAAAGAGATTTTATTTTTGTTATTCAAGAAATAGATGAAATTTCTGGTTATTATGATTTTTTATTGAAACCCAAAAACAGCGAAAGTAACATCGGATTTAGAGTGGAATTATCTAACCTATCTGAATCTACCATGAAATGGAAACAAAATTTAACCGTAAACGGAACTCCATTTATTATTAATATGGACTTTATAAAACAATAA
- a CDS encoding OmpA family protein: MKRVFKKVSVFAIALTLAVSFTSCEATKNANNKQKGAAIGTTAGALLGAIIGNNVGSGKNSKLGALIGGVVGGGAGVLIGKKMDDQAKKIETEIPGAKVERVDNGIVVTFDENSGVYFDTNKANINSKSQVTLNKLSSVFAEFPDTNILVVGHTDSSGRDEYNMTLSEKRATSVTDYLVNKGLQSTRFTTHWYGETQPKYDNSTAEGRTKNRRVNVAIVPNDKMVEQAKQEVGQ; encoded by the coding sequence ATGAAAAGAGTATTTAAAAAAGTATCCGTTTTTGCAATAGCATTAACGTTAGCAGTAAGTTTTACTAGCTGTGAAGCAACAAAAAACGCAAATAATAAACAAAAAGGTGCTGCAATTGGTACAACTGCAGGTGCATTACTTGGTGCTATAATTGGAAACAATGTTGGTAGCGGAAAAAACAGCAAATTAGGCGCTTTAATTGGTGGTGTAGTTGGTGGTGGCGCTGGTGTTTTAATTGGTAAAAAGATGGACGACCAAGCCAAGAAAATTGAAACTGAAATTCCTGGAGCAAAAGTAGAAAGAGTAGACAATGGTATTGTAGTAACTTTTGATGAAAATAGTGGTGTTTATTTTGATACAAACAAAGCAAATATTAACAGTAAATCTCAAGTAACATTAAATAAACTTTCTAGTGTTTTTGCAGAATTTCCAGATACTAATATCTTAGTTGTTGGGCACACAGATAGTTCTGGTAGAGATGAATATAACATGACTTTGTCTGAAAAAAGAGCAACTTCTGTTACAGATTACTTAGTAAACAAAGGTTTACAAAGTACAAGGTTTACAACACATTGGTATGGTGAAACACAGCCAAAATATGATAATTCTACTGCAGAAGGAAGAACGAAAAACAGAAGAGTAAATGTTGCTATTGTACCAAATGATAAAATGGTAGAGCAAGCAAAACAAGAAGTTGGGCAGTAA
- a CDS encoding DUF3095 family protein: protein MNFSDVYKSGKDYLHKVPQLSDTIMLVGFIDTVFSGTERHVNKLKLLLDSLELGRAIIYGMHATYASIMSCYIEDREEKHIHFVDGTEGGYTTAAGELKKKINIFGNNFY, encoded by the coding sequence ATGAACTTTTCTGATGTTTATAAAAGTGGTAAAGATTATTTACATAAAGTACCTCAATTGTCGGATACAATTATGTTAGTTGGTTTTATAGATACTGTTTTTTCTGGGACCGAAAGACATGTTAACAAGTTAAAATTACTGTTAGATTCTTTGGAATTAGGTAGAGCAATAATTTACGGGATGCATGCAACTTATGCCTCTATTATGTCTTGTTATATTGAAGATCGAGAAGAAAAACACATTCATTTTGTTGATGGAACAGAAGGTGGTTATACAACAGCAGCAGGAGAATTAAAGAAGAAAATAAATATTTTTGGCAATAATTTCTATTAA
- a CDS encoding DUF3095 family protein yields MTCVTRTFKRRIFFNAVPNDWFVIVTDIVDFTSAIKKGLHNNINLVTTGSIITVLNKIKTIDSALNT; encoded by the coding sequence ATGACCTGTGTTACGAGAACTTTTAAAAGGCGAATTTTTTTTAATGCTGTGCCTAATGACTGGTTTGTTATTGTAACCGACATTGTCGATTTTACAAGTGCTATAAAAAAAGGACTTCATAATAATATAAATTTAGTGACAACAGGAAGCATTATTACTGTCTTAAATAAAATAAAAACAATTGACAGCGCTCTTAATACCTAA
- a CDS encoding AraC family transcriptional regulator has protein sequence MKIFIKFDFTAICNKIIEEKLSELEIKYKILAFGEIEFLEKVTEEKLTRLNDTLKEYGSEVIENQKSILVQKIKDAITDMVFNEDGKINVKSSVYLSEKLAHSYGYLSNLFSEVTFTSVENFIILQKIEYTKQLITNNELTLTDIAFKLNYSSVAHLSTQFKNTTGITPSTFQRIITKRRALSNTKNS, from the coding sequence ATGAAAATATTTATTAAATTTGATTTTACAGCTATCTGTAACAAAATTATAGAAGAAAAACTGAGTGAACTAGAAATTAAGTATAAAATTTTAGCATTTGGTGAAATTGAGTTTTTAGAAAAAGTTACAGAAGAAAAATTAACGAGACTAAATGATACTTTAAAAGAATATGGGTCTGAAGTTATTGAAAATCAAAAAAGTATTTTAGTCCAAAAAATTAAAGATGCTATTACAGATATGGTATTTAACGAGGATGGAAAGATTAATGTGAAAAGTTCTGTTTATTTATCAGAAAAACTAGCACATAGTTATGGTTATTTATCTAATTTATTTTCTGAAGTTACTTTTACTTCTGTAGAAAATTTTATAATTCTTCAAAAAATAGAATACACCAAACAACTTATTACAAATAACGAATTAACGCTTACAGACATCGCTTTTAAATTAAATTATTCTAGTGTTGCTCATTTAAGCACACAATTTAAAAATACAACGGGTATTACACCTTCTACATTTCAAAGAATAATTACTAAAAGAAGAGCTTTAAGTAACACTAAAAATAGCTAG
- a CDS encoding response regulator: MQENDVFIVLADDDEDDRLFFEEAFEELKINTKVLTFDDGVQLMNYLNKVTNILPSILFLDLNMPKKSGVECLLEIKNNNRFKDIAIAIYSTSASEEDIENTFVMGANVYIKKPNDFKQLKKILSNVVTINWQYHTNGLNKDNFLLRL; this comes from the coding sequence ATGCAAGAAAATGATGTTTTTATAGTTTTGGCAGATGATGATGAAGATGATAGATTGTTCTTTGAAGAAGCTTTCGAAGAATTGAAAATAAATACCAAAGTTCTAACTTTTGATGATGGTGTTCAATTGATGAACTATTTGAATAAAGTAACTAATATATTGCCAAGTATTCTTTTCTTAGATTTAAACATGCCTAAAAAGTCTGGAGTAGAATGTTTGTTAGAAATTAAAAACAACAACCGTTTTAAAGATATTGCAATTGCAATTTATTCTACTTCTGCCTCTGAAGAAGATATTGAGAATACATTTGTTATGGGAGCAAATGTCTATATAAAAAAACCAAATGATTTCAAACAATTAAAAAAAATACTGTCTAATGTAGTTACAATCAACTGGCAATATCACACGAATGGTTTAAATAAAGATAACTTTTTATTACGTCTATAG
- a CDS encoding CHASE3 domain-containing protein, whose translation MLKSIIKSERILKITFGVSLFIILCMGGFAYKHIQKLINSFDQVAHTYEVNIELERILSYLKDGETGQRGYLISKDTLFLKPFFSGKENTSNSFVKLRELTKEDIIQQNNLKYLNLLIDKNLTIFNETFKYSKEDQLASKQFNLLLVDGKNTMDKIRFEISEMMGHQNKLLQQRKVLSNESLTNTPLFIYSVLIIALLLLLLTYSRISKNLKILKFKNEQLEIFKESTNQSEIVSKHGNWTWLIDEGKFEYSDNLYRLLGEQPQSFEATLENYIAFVHPEDVGKLKKQVQKMMEKENLPFIYYRIVQKNGNIRHFKAYGKILINDDGKKRLLGTTADITEEIENYKLLEERNLELERNNKELSSFNHVASHDLQEPLRKIQTFISRLEDKEAINLSERGNLYLERIKISSTRMRLLIDDLLQFSRTNKSEEVLEVTNMNILLENAKQELAEIISEKGAKITSDTIPVMTVIPFQIQQLFINLIGNSLKYSRTDTVLKIDISYSKVNADDITKLKKPKYNYYHRITFSDNGIGFNQEYAENIFILFSRLHNKNEYSGTGIGLSICKKIVENHQGYIYAEGKLNIGAIFEVFIPLK comes from the coding sequence ATGTTAAAATCAATCATAAAATCTGAGCGTATTTTAAAGATTACTTTTGGTGTGAGTCTTTTTATAATACTCTGTATGGGTGGTTTTGCTTACAAACACATACAAAAACTTATTAATTCTTTTGATCAAGTAGCGCATACGTATGAAGTAAATATAGAGCTTGAGCGAATACTTTCTTATCTTAAAGATGGTGAAACGGGTCAAAGAGGTTATCTAATTTCTAAAGATACGCTCTTTCTAAAACCTTTTTTTTCTGGTAAAGAAAATACTAGCAATAGTTTTGTTAAACTAAGAGAATTAACAAAAGAAGACATTATACAGCAAAATAATTTAAAGTATTTAAACCTTCTAATTGATAAGAATCTAACTATTTTCAATGAAACTTTTAAATACTCGAAAGAAGACCAACTAGCTTCTAAGCAGTTTAATTTGCTTTTAGTTGATGGTAAAAATACCATGGATAAAATTCGTTTTGAAATTAGCGAAATGATGGGGCATCAAAATAAATTATTGCAACAACGCAAAGTATTAAGTAATGAAAGCCTTACAAATACACCCCTATTTATCTATTCTGTTTTAATAATTGCATTATTACTTCTTTTACTAACTTATTCTAGAATTAGTAAAAACTTAAAGATTCTTAAGTTTAAGAATGAACAATTAGAAATATTTAAAGAATCTACAAATCAATCTGAAATAGTTAGTAAACATGGTAATTGGACTTGGCTTATTGATGAAGGGAAGTTTGAGTATTCAGACAATTTATATCGTTTATTAGGAGAACAACCACAATCTTTCGAAGCTACTTTAGAGAACTACATTGCTTTTGTGCACCCAGAAGATGTAGGTAAACTTAAAAAACAAGTTCAAAAAATGATGGAGAAGGAAAACCTTCCTTTCATCTATTATAGAATTGTTCAGAAAAATGGAAATATTAGACATTTTAAAGCTTATGGAAAAATTCTAATTAATGATGATGGTAAAAAAAGACTTTTAGGAACAACTGCAGATATTACAGAAGAAATAGAAAATTACAAACTACTTGAAGAAAGAAATCTAGAATTAGAACGCAACAACAAAGAGTTATCTTCTTTTAACCATGTTGCAAGTCACGATTTGCAGGAGCCTCTTCGCAAAATTCAAACATTTATATCTAGACTAGAAGATAAGGAAGCTATAAATTTATCTGAAAGAGGAAATTTATATTTAGAGAGAATAAAAATCTCATCTACTAGAATGCGTTTGTTGATTGACGATTTATTACAGTTTTCTAGAACGAACAAATCTGAAGAAGTTTTAGAGGTTACAAACATGAATATTTTACTAGAAAATGCAAAGCAAGAACTAGCAGAAATCATTTCAGAAAAAGGTGCGAAAATAACTTCTGACACCATACCTGTTATGACAGTTATTCCTTTTCAAATTCAACAATTATTTATAAATTTAATTGGAAATTCTCTTAAATACAGTAGAACAGACACAGTTCTAAAAATTGACATATCTTATTCGAAAGTGAATGCAGATGACATTACTAAATTAAAAAAACCAAAGTATAATTACTATCACAGAATAACTTTTTCAGACAATGGCATTGGTTTCAACCAAGAATATGCAGAAAATATTTTTATTCTCTTTAGTCGCTTACACAATAAAAACGAGTATTCTGGAACAGGAATAGGGTTGTCTATTTGTAAAAAGATTGTCGAAAATCATCAAGGTTATATATATGCTGAAGGTAAATTAAATATAGGCGCAATTTTTGAAGTGTTTATTCCTCTAAAATAA